The Catenulispora sp. EB89 genome includes a region encoding these proteins:
- a CDS encoding alpha/beta fold hydrolase, which yields MRFVDDHGTLLHVVRDGAQGPVVLFVQGLAGAWFEWDPVVPMLAGDHRLVRFDRPGLGWSQPEVGADGRPRPQTLAGEAERLGRVLDAVGVGPEEKVVVVAHSYGAFHAEAFARLRPERIAGIVFVDGSAEPDITPAPGGPGRAFGQAFVQGTRLLGLNQVLGPAVRRLVYQAASTTHRDPDRELGRAVYRSSRVAAAVVNELWSYRPSAVELLELRCERPFPEVLVQVLVGAAGASEDGHARKWVERQREFAGLFPGAEVVELPDAKHLIAADRPDAVATAVRSLGF from the coding sequence GTGAGGTTCGTCGACGATCACGGCACGCTGCTGCACGTCGTCCGCGACGGTGCGCAGGGTCCTGTCGTGCTGTTCGTGCAGGGGCTGGCCGGGGCGTGGTTCGAGTGGGACCCGGTGGTGCCGATGCTCGCCGGGGACCACCGGCTGGTGCGCTTCGACCGTCCCGGGCTGGGCTGGTCGCAGCCGGAGGTCGGGGCGGACGGCCGGCCGCGCCCGCAGACGCTGGCCGGCGAGGCGGAGCGGCTGGGCCGGGTGCTGGACGCGGTCGGCGTCGGGCCGGAGGAGAAGGTCGTCGTGGTCGCGCACTCCTATGGCGCGTTCCACGCCGAGGCGTTCGCGCGCCTGCGTCCCGAGCGGATCGCCGGGATCGTCTTCGTCGACGGCAGCGCCGAGCCGGACATCACGCCGGCGCCGGGCGGGCCGGGCCGGGCGTTCGGGCAGGCATTCGTCCAGGGGACCAGGCTCCTCGGTCTGAACCAGGTGCTGGGGCCGGCGGTGCGGCGGCTGGTCTACCAGGCCGCGAGCACGACGCACCGGGATCCGGACCGGGAGTTGGGGCGCGCCGTCTACCGCTCCAGCCGGGTCGCGGCGGCGGTGGTGAACGAGCTGTGGTCGTACCGGCCGAGCGCGGTGGAGTTACTTGAGCTGCGCTGCGAACGGCCGTTCCCCGAGGTTCTGGTACAGGTGCTGGTGGGGGCGGCGGGCGCGTCAGAGGACGGACACGCGCGCAAGTGGGTCGAACGTCAGCGCGAGTTCGCGGGGTTGTTTCCCGGTGCCGAAGTCGTAGAGTTACCCGATGCCAAACACCTGATCGCCGCCGACCGGCCGGACGCGGTCGCCACCGCCGTGCGCTCCCTGGGTTTTTGA